A genomic region of Pelodiscus sinensis isolate JC-2024 chromosome 1, ASM4963464v1, whole genome shotgun sequence contains the following coding sequences:
- the LOC142826477 gene encoding C-type lectin-like, translated as MGPVAFFSLCLLGCLIFNPSLEASPRRERSLRPGSGMKAAACCRGWFRYGDHCFKFFPEKLTWSAAEVQCQRHQPRAHLASILSDAERDRVADYVTKLSPKDHVWIGLHNPNKDKTWVWTDGSVYCYNAWNDGEPNYGGGREYCGELWTSTGYKKWNDVSCERKKPYLCKYRF; from the exons ATGGGCCCAGTCGCCTTCTTCAGCCTCTGCCTCCTCGGCTGCCTGATCTTTAACCCCTCGCTGGAAG CCTCGCCCCGACGTGAGCGCTCTCTCCGGCCTGGATCGGGGATGAAGGCCGCAGCCTGTTGCCGTGGCTGGTTCCGCtatggagaccactgctttaaattcTTCCCTGAGAAGTTGACCTGGTCAGCGGCTGAG GTGCAGTGTCAGCGTCACCAGCCGAGGGCCCATCTGGCCTCAATCCTCAGTGACGCAGAAAGGGACAGAGTGGCCGACTACGTCACCAAGTTGAGCCCCAAGGATCATGTCTGGATCGGACTCCACAACCCCAACAAG GACAAGACCTGGGTGTGGACAGATGGCTCCGTCTATTGCTACAATGCTTGGAATGACGGGGAACCGAACTACGGTGGAGGCAGGGAGTACTGTGGCGAGTTGTGGACTTCCACCG GTTATAAGAAATGGAACGATGTTTCCTGCGAAAGGAAAAAGCCCTACCTTTGCAAGTACAGATTCTAG